DNA from Parageobacillus thermoglucosidasius:
TGTTTGTTCGCGGGCAATTTGCGCACGAATGTCTTCATGTATAGCCTCAGAGAACAAAGACGGTTTCCCAATATAATACATAACTCCATTCACACGGGCTGCCGCACCTTTGCCAGCCATAGCGCGAAACTCGCTTACTTGCAAATCGTCGGATGATATTTGCAATGCCTCTGCCTTGCGCAAAATGGCGGAAGCAAGCGGATGCTCCGACTGTTTCTCAATGGCTGCGGCGATTTTTAACAATTCCTTTTCATCCAAGTCGCTAAATGAATAAATATCAGCCACTTCCGGTATCCCTGTCGTTAACGTTCCTGTTTTATCAAATGCAATTGCCGATATCTTTCCGATTTCTTCTAAATACACCCCGCCTTTAATCAGCACCCCTTGCCGCGCCGCTTGTCCAATGGCAGTTACGATCGCTACCGGCGTGCTTATGACAAGAGCGCACGGACAGCCGACAACAAGCACCGTTAAGCCGCGGTAAACCCATGTCAGCCATTCTCCGCCAAGCCACAGCGGCGGCACAGTGGCAACAAACAAGGCGATCAGCATAATCGTTGGTGTATAGTAGCGGGCAAAGCGGTCGACAAACTGCTGGGTTGGCGCCCGCTCGGCCTGCGCTTCTTCGACAAGATGAATGATTTTCGCAATCGTTGTGTCTTCTACGCGCTTTGTCACCCGTACTTCAAGGGCGCCATCTTCGTTCATCGTTCCCGCATATACTTCATCGCCGACGTTTTTGGCGACTGGCATCGATTCGCCGGTAATCGCCGCTTCGTTAACCAACGACTCCCCGCGAAGCACAACGCCGTCCATCGCGATTTTTTGCCCCGGCTTCACAAGAATCGTATCGCCGACAACGACATCTTCCACATCCACTTCATACTCTTTGCCATCCCGAAGCACGGTCGCTTTTTTCGGAGCGATATCCATGAGCCGCTGAAGCGAACGGCGCGCCGTATCCATGGAATAGCGCTCGAGCGCTTCACTGATCGCAAACAGGAAGACGACAACCGCTCCTTCTTTCCATTCTCCGATGCACGCCGCCCCAATGACAGCGATCGTCATTAAAGTGTTCATATCAAATTGAAGCCGCACAAGATTGGCAAGTCCTGTTTTTAACAAAGAATAACCGCCAATGATGATGCTTGCCGCAAATAACAAAATGGTGGCAATATGCCGTTCCCCCATCGCATAAGCAGACACATAGCCAGCAAGAAGAAAGAAAGCCGATATCAGCGCGATGACGTTTGTTTTCTTTTTCCAAAACGGTTCTGCCTTTTGGTCTTTTCGCTCCGTTTCCGGAATAACGGCAATCCTGTCAAACGCTCCCGCTTTTTCAAGTTCTTCGATCGACGCTTCGCCGATGACCGTCAGTGTCGCCGCACCGAAATTGACTTTGGCATCTTTCACCGTCGCAATCGCCTTCACATTTTTTTCAAACGTTGCTGCGCAATTGGCGCATGAAAGTCCTTGAAGACGGTACACTTGTTTATTTTCCATCGCTTTCTTCCCCCTCTTTGCTGTGGACAAGCGCTAAAGCAACAAGCTGTTCGACATGGTCGTCTTTCAACGAATAAAACACCAGTTTTCCTTCTTTGCGATGCTTGGCAATGCCCATATCGCGCAAAAGCCGCAAATGGTGAGAAGCGGTCGCGACCGTGCAGCCGATAATCGTCGCAACATCACAGACGCACAGCTCTTTTTCAAGCATTAACGCATACGTAATTTTTAAGCGCGTCGCATCGGCGAGCGCTTTAAATAGCTGTTCCACCCCGTTAATTTCATTGATGCGCTGCCGGACAGCATCCACTTTTTCTGCATTAATGGAAAATACTTCACATACATCATTTGCCATTTTGCCACCTTCATTCAAATATTTGTTTGAATATAGTATATTTTTTCTGAATCAACGTGTCAATTTATTCAAACAACCATTTGAATATTTTTCAATTAAAAAAGGGAATCATTGCGATTCCCTTCTATTACTCCACACCCCCGCGGGCTTTTTCAAGCAGATGATGATCGTTGAGCCACTTTTCGACATGCGTATATGTTTCTTTCCACGACAGAGTAAAAGTATCACCATCGCTTTGCAAAAACTCGATATCCACCGCCCTTACTACTTTAGGGCTATCTAGCTCTAGCATTGTGCTTGCCGATTCTTCCATTAAATCAGCTTTTAACGCTTCCACAAATGAATCAATTTGCTGCGGCTCAATGATCGTCAATGTTTTATCGCCTGTCTCTAGATGGCGGAAGGTGACTTGGCGAATCGGCGAATATCCTTGATCGCGGAGCAATAAATAATAATTTTTCTTATACTCTTTTGATTCTAAAATCGGTTTATAATAGGAAAAATACGCTTTGCTTGGCACATTATACTGGCGGATCATCCGTTTGCCATCTTTT
Protein-coding regions in this window:
- a CDS encoding heavy metal translocating P-type ATPase; translation: MENKQVYRLQGLSCANCAATFEKNVKAIATVKDAKVNFGAATLTVIGEASIEELEKAGAFDRIAVIPETERKDQKAEPFWKKKTNVIALISAFFLLAGYVSAYAMGERHIATILLFAASIIIGGYSLLKTGLANLVRLQFDMNTLMTIAVIGAACIGEWKEGAVVVFLFAISEALERYSMDTARRSLQRLMDIAPKKATVLRDGKEYEVDVEDVVVGDTILVKPGQKIAMDGVVLRGESLVNEAAITGESMPVAKNVGDEVYAGTMNEDGALEVRVTKRVEDTTIAKIIHLVEEAQAERAPTQQFVDRFARYYTPTIMLIALFVATVPPLWLGGEWLTWVYRGLTVLVVGCPCALVISTPVAIVTAIGQAARQGVLIKGGVYLEEIGKISAIAFDKTGTLTTGIPEVADIYSFSDLDEKELLKIAAAIEKQSEHPLASAILRKAEALQISSDDLQVSEFRAMAGKGAAARVNGVMYYIGKPSLFSEAIHEDIRAQIAREQTQGKTVMLLGNETKVLGMIAVSDQLRENAASVLETLRNLGISQTIMLTGDHETTARAIASSLPLTDIRAELLPEEKWTAIQTLQRQSGRIAMVGDGVNDAPALAAADVGIAMGDIGTDVALETADVVLIGDDLEKLPYVIRLGRKAMRIIQENIAVALLLKVLALVLIVPGWLTLWMAIFADMGATLLVLLNSLRLLRLDGISKKR
- a CDS encoding ArsR/SmtB family transcription factor, with protein sequence MANDVCEVFSINAEKVDAVRQRINEINGVEQLFKALADATRLKITYALMLEKELCVCDVATIIGCTVATASHHLRLLRDMGIAKHRKEGKLVFYSLKDDHVEQLVALALVHSKEGEESDGK